Proteins encoded by one window of Pseudomonadota bacterium:
- a CDS encoding TolC family protein has protein sequence MVKFARPLKVFFFVRYLLPALLLIISNISLSRAEMLTYHDAVKNTLNNSARIRVKIEEINISNATYRQNFAGLYPEITANSRFEKYENLDKNNNQGIKSISNEIIGGETNAWRSSMYLWGQYYLSHWYKKRFEVGYYEKLKDASYYDCDIETKKLLLELTDAYSAAAEGKIKIGYAEKTLKLLQSILNLKENAFAGGQTAYEDVLKAEAEIADTKRQISSLKKELNENLERLRSYIGMDYSNELEFELLASDSRMQIVSFTKLIENTPEYKARMVELEALRLKEKADANNYLPDISLYGRYDYYGNDPDNLEGSMRDIRETSYSAGILISLPLFDGGVRNWERKKSIFELRRQEETIKAVIEEKGRDIKTLYAGYVELSKSLEHYKKLYDRYSKILDITKMANGFGERSMIDIMEVEKDALAVLRDLKIAQHAVAIYEKRLALETDYKQFISEYYGNRAYKY, from the coding sequence TTGGTCAAATTCGCTCGTCCTTTAAAGGTCTTTTTTTTTGTTCGTTATTTACTACCGGCTTTGCTGCTGATTATATCAAATATTTCCTTATCAAGAGCAGAAATGCTTACCTATCATGATGCCGTTAAAAATACCTTGAACAATTCTGCACGTATCAGAGTTAAGATTGAAGAAATTAATATTTCGAACGCAACATACCGCCAGAACTTTGCAGGCTTGTATCCGGAAATTACTGCAAACAGCCGCTTTGAAAAATACGAAAATCTCGATAAGAATAATAATCAGGGAATCAAATCCATCTCAAACGAAATAATCGGCGGTGAAACAAACGCATGGAGATCAAGCATGTACCTGTGGGGTCAGTACTATCTTTCGCATTGGTACAAAAAGAGATTTGAAGTTGGTTATTATGAAAAATTAAAAGATGCGAGTTATTATGATTGCGATATAGAAACCAAAAAGCTGCTTTTAGAGCTGACTGATGCTTATAGTGCAGCAGCTGAAGGAAAGATCAAAATAGGTTATGCTGAAAAGACCTTAAAGCTTTTGCAAAGTATTCTGAACTTAAAGGAAAATGCCTTTGCCGGTGGTCAGACAGCTTACGAAGATGTCCTGAAGGCGGAAGCGGAAATTGCTGATACAAAACGGCAAATATCTTCTCTGAAGAAGGAACTAAATGAGAATCTTGAGCGTTTGAGAAGCTATATTGGTATGGATTACAGTAATGAACTGGAATTTGAATTACTGGCTTCTGATAGCAGAATGCAGATTGTATCATTTACTAAGCTTATTGAAAATACACCGGAATACAAGGCACGCATGGTTGAGCTTGAAGCCTTAAGACTTAAAGAGAAAGCAGATGCGAACAATTACTTGCCTGATATTTCACTTTACGGGCGCTATGACTATTATGGCAACGACCCGGATAATCTTGAAGGCTCTATGCGGGATATCCGGGAAACTTCATATTCGGCAGGAATCCTGATTAGCCTTCCACTTTTTGACGGTGGTGTGAGAAACTGGGAGCGCAAGAAAAGCATTTTTGAACTAAGAAGACAGGAAGAAACCATTAAAGCGGTTATTGAGGAAAAGGGCCGGGATATCAAAACGCTGTATGCCGGGTATGTAGAACTGTCAAAATCCCTGGAGCATTACAAGAAACTATATGACAGGTATAGTAAAATTTTAGATATCACTAAAATGGCAAACGGTTTTGGGGAAAGAAGCATGATAGATATCATGGAAGTGGAAAAAGATGCTCTTGCAGTTTTGCGTGATTTGAAGATTGCACAACATGCTGTTGCCATATATGAAAAGCGGCTTGCACTGGAAACGGATTATAAACAATTTATTAGTGAGTATTATGGAAACCGGGCTTACAAGTATTGA
- a CDS encoding type I secretion system permease/ATPase produces METGLTSIEVVSKIHSVVIDMQAVKRRYFVEEELKPEEILRILKDHSIRARYKKLKSTDELLKYPTPSIIISQDGNYHVLAGKKDDKFFVFDCVEKKMKEMNAEDFDSFWNNEAIVVYPRFTKTEFYLNIKWLFKEFFKHRPVFSAVILSSLFIQTFGLVTPLFIQVIIDKVLAHHALTTLKVVAGAFMIILLFDTILNLMRNYLLYHTANKIDASLGAKVYRHLLSLPFRYFEVRKVGNIIARVRELENLRQFMTNISLTVLLDTVFSVLFVVIMAIYSVYLTLIVLSFVAAIALISIIATPMIKAKLEDKFQKGAASQSFLVESITGVQTIKSLAIEGKMIKDWENKLGDYIFSAFKLSNVGNVAVTLSQMLQKTMTLAVIYFGVGLVFDGRLSVGQLIAFQMFGSQLSGPILRLVQMWQDFQQAKLSLDRIGDIINTPPEVVGGAITVKQLKGGITAKEVSFRYATDGPLVLDRINFNINPGMMVGIVGRSGSGKSTIAKLIQRLYLPVEGSILIDGVDIKHLDPLFLRYRTGIVLQECFLFSGTIKENIAMASPDADMERIIQAARAAGAHDFISEMPTGYDTYVEERGTSLSGGQKQRIAIARALITNPNILIFDEATSALDYESERIIHKNLNMIRKGRTVIFIAHRLSVMRDCELIIVLDKGKIVETGNQESLMRQNGLYAYLYKQQEENRL; encoded by the coding sequence ATGGAAACCGGGCTTACAAGTATTGAAGTAGTATCGAAAATTCATTCTGTAGTAATCGATATGCAGGCTGTAAAAAGGCGCTATTTTGTTGAAGAAGAGCTGAAGCCTGAAGAAATATTGAGGATACTAAAAGATCACAGTATACGTGCAAGGTATAAAAAACTTAAATCCACCGATGAGCTTTTAAAGTACCCAACACCATCTATAATTATTTCACAGGATGGAAATTACCATGTCCTTGCGGGCAAAAAAGATGATAAGTTTTTCGTTTTTGACTGCGTTGAGAAAAAAATGAAGGAGATGAATGCTGAAGACTTCGATTCTTTCTGGAACAATGAAGCAATCGTAGTATATCCTAGATTTACCAAAACCGAATTTTATCTTAATATCAAATGGCTTTTCAAGGAGTTTTTCAAGCACCGGCCCGTTTTTTCAGCTGTTATTCTTTCATCCTTATTTATACAGACATTTGGCCTTGTTACCCCGCTTTTTATTCAGGTTATCATCGATAAAGTACTTGCCCATCACGCTTTGACTACTTTAAAAGTTGTGGCCGGCGCTTTTATGATTATTCTTTTGTTCGATACCATATTAAACCTAATGCGAAATTATCTTTTATACCACACGGCAAATAAAATCGATGCAAGTCTAGGAGCAAAAGTATACCGGCACCTTTTATCTTTGCCGTTTCGATATTTTGAGGTTAGAAAAGTTGGAAATATAATAGCCAGGGTTCGTGAGCTTGAGAATTTAAGACAGTTTATGACGAATATATCGCTTACAGTACTCCTTGATACCGTTTTTTCAGTCTTGTTTGTCGTAATCATGGCTATCTACAGCGTCTATCTGACTTTAATCGTACTTTCGTTTGTAGCTGCCATTGCTCTGATCTCCATTATAGCAACTCCGATGATCAAGGCAAAACTTGAAGATAAATTCCAGAAAGGCGCTGCCTCACAGTCTTTTCTGGTTGAATCGATCACCGGCGTCCAGACCATAAAGTCTTTGGCGATTGAAGGCAAAATGATAAAGGACTGGGAAAACAAACTGGGCGATTATATATTCTCGGCATTTAAACTTTCCAATGTGGGTAATGTCGCAGTTACTCTTTCGCAGATGCTTCAAAAGACGATGACACTGGCTGTAATCTATTTCGGAGTTGGCCTGGTCTTTGACGGCAGACTCAGCGTGGGTCAGCTTATTGCTTTTCAGATGTTCGGATCGCAGTTGAGCGGACCGATACTGCGTCTTGTTCAGATGTGGCAGGACTTTCAGCAAGCAAAGCTTTCGCTGGACAGAATCGGGGATATTATAAATACGCCCCCGGAAGTTGTGGGCGGAGCGATTACGGTCAAGCAGCTAAAAGGAGGCATTACTGCAAAGGAAGTATCCTTTCGTTATGCAACAGATGGTCCGCTTGTACTTGATCGAATAAATTTTAATATCAATCCAGGCATGATGGTAGGCATTGTGGGCCGAAGCGGCTCCGGTAAAAGTACGATTGCAAAGCTTATTCAAAGACTTTATCTGCCTGTGGAAGGTTCGATTTTGATTGATGGCGTTGATATAAAACATCTTGATCCGCTTTTTTTAAGGTACAGAACAGGAATAGTATTGCAGGAATGTTTTTTGTTTAGCGGAACAATTAAAGAAAATATAGCTATGGCATCGCCTGATGCGGATATGGAACGTATAATCCAGGCAGCCCGGGCCGCAGGAGCCCACGATTTTATATCGGAAATGCCCACAGGCTACGATACCTATGTTGAAGAGCGTGGAACATCCTTGTCGGGCGGCCAGAAGCAGCGGATTGCCATTGCAAGAGCGCTTATTACAAACCCGAACATACTTATTTTTGACGAGGCAACAAGCGCTCTGGATTACGAATCGGAGCGGATTATCCATAAAAATCTGAACATGATCAGAAAAGGCAGAACGGTTATCTTT